AACATGGCGATTGCTAGCCTTAACTGAATCAATAGTCAGCGATCCACATATTAGTGATCCGTTAACCAAACATCCAAGCACAATATTAACCATAATTATACCAATCACGCGCCATCCTGAGAGCAGAAAAATCTGATTCTCTCAAGGATCGAGCATGAAGCCGTCGCGTATTGTCATTCTTTCCGTTGCCTTGGTCGCAGCCGGTCTCGCCGGTGTTGTCGCCATGCAGATAACAGGCACACAGCAGGTTATCGAAAAAGCGGAAACGATCATCCAGAAAGAGCCGACGGTCAACGTTCTTGTCTCCTCCGTCAATCTGCCGGTCGGTAGCCGGCTTAACGATAGCTCCGTGCGATGGACACCATGGCCGAAGGGCAATGTCGTTGACAGTTTCATCACGGACGCGAAGAGGCCCGACGCCATCACCGAGCTTGCTGGCGCGGTCGTGCGGCTGCCTTTGTTTGAAGGTGAGCCTATCCGACCGGAAAAAGTCGTCGATTCCAGCACGCGCATCATGTCTTCGCTCCTGCCGGCTGGCAAACGCGCGGTGGCCACGGAAATTTCCGTTGCAACCGGAGCAGGCGGTTTTGTTCTTCCGAACGATCGTGTCGATGTCATCATGGTCCGCAAGGGCGACAATAACACCTTTCTGACAGAAAACGTCCTGAACAACGTCCGTGTCCTCGCGATCGATCAACAGATTAAGGAAGGCGAGGACGGAACATCGGCCGTCGTGGGGGCCACAGCGACGCTGGAGCTGACCCCTGAACAGGCAAAGATCATAACCGTGGCGCAACAGATGGCGGATCGTCTGACCCTTGCTCTGCGCTCCGTATCGGACGCGCAGGAAAACGACACGCTTTCGGCGGGCTATCTTCTTAACGGTGGTTCTGGCCGACCGGAGATTCAGGTCATCAAATCTGGCTCGATCATAAAGGGCGGTCAAGGAGCATCACAATGACCGGGGGTACCATGTCTAAGCGTCTCACCGAGCACCTGCGGTCATCTTTTATGGGCGGCCTTGCTTTTTGCGTGGCATTTTCGGGCATTCCCGGCCCTCATGTGCCCGATGCTCTGCGGTTGGCCGAGGCAAAGGCGCAGAGCGCGAGCATCGTGCGGATAACAGAGAGTGGCAACGGTATTCGTAAACGCCTGAAGCTCGGGCTCAACAAAGCACTGGTCATCGACCTTCCGGATGACGCGCACGACATTCTTGTTGCCGATCCGACACTCGCGGATGCGGTTACACGTACATCAAGGCGCATCTATCTGTTTGGCAAGCTGGTCGGCCAGACAAACATTTTTATTTTCGGCGAAGGCGGTCGCGAAATCGTCAGCCTCGATCTTGAGGTTGAACGAGACATCTCTGGTCTCGAGGCCAATATCAGACGCTTCATCCCAGAATCTGACATCAAGGTCGAGATCGTTTCCGACAACATCGTGCTGAGCGGTAGTGTCAGGACGCCGCAGGATTCCGCCCGCGCGGTGCAGCTTGCTGAGGCCTTCCTCAAAGGCGGCGAGGCCACGACCCGCAATATCTCCCTCACCGGTGGCGATAATGGCGGCGACGCGGCAATATTCGCCGAAGCCCGGCAGAAATCCCAAATTGTCAACATGTTGACGATCGAAGGGGAGGATCAGGTAACCCTAAAGGTTACTGTTGCGGAAGTCAGCCGGCAGGTTCTGAAGCAGCTCGGTTTTAGCGGATCAGTCGGTAGCTCAACGAGTGGAAACGGTTTCGAGTTCGCAAATCCTTCTAATCTTGGAAACGCAATTTCCGGTGCTTCACGAATTGCCAGTGGGGCGCTTGGCTCTGGATCGCTCGGCTTCGCAACTTATCTGAACGCAATGGAACAGGCTGGGGTGGTTCGCACCCTCGCAGAACCAAGCCTGACCGCGATATCAGGTGAACAAGCAAAGTTCTACGTGGGGGGAGACTTCCGTTTACCTGCCGAACAAGAAGTCTCTATCGATAAGGACACTGGAAGACCCACGATAACACGCACAACCAGTACCGTAGATTATGGTATTGAACTGAACTTTCGACCTGTCGTTCTCTCACCAGGACGCATAAGCCTTAAGATCGAAACCAATGTCTCCGAACCGACATACGAAGGTAATGTTGTGACCGGAAATGCAGGCC
This genomic interval from Agrobacterium tumefaciens contains the following:
- a CDS encoding type II and III secretion system protein family protein; the encoded protein is MTGGTMSKRLTEHLRSSFMGGLAFCVAFSGIPGPHVPDALRLAEAKAQSASIVRITESGNGIRKRLKLGLNKALVIDLPDDAHDILVADPTLADAVTRTSRRIYLFGKLVGQTNIFIFGEGGREIVSLDLEVERDISGLEANIRRFIPESDIKVEIVSDNIVLSGSVRTPQDSARAVQLAEAFLKGGEATTRNISLTGGDNGGDAAIFAEARQKSQIVNMLTIEGEDQVTLKVTVAEVSRQVLKQLGFSGSVGSSTSGNGFEFANPSNLGNAISGASRIASGALGSGSLGFATYLNAMEQAGVVRTLAEPSLTAISGEQAKFYVGGDFRLPAEQEVSIDKDTGRPTITRTTSTVDYGIELNFRPVVLSPGRISLKIETNVSEPTYEGNVVTGNAGRTIPGSTYMSVRKRETSTTVELPSGGSIVIAGLVQDNIRQAMSGLPGMSKIPIFGTLFRSKDFLRNETELVIIATPYLVRPVARNQIARPDDNFNPENDAAMYFMNRVNKVYGRKDQVQAAPYQGSVGFIYK
- the cpaB gene encoding Flp pilus assembly protein CpaB, which translates into the protein MKPSRIVILSVALVAAGLAGVVAMQITGTQQVIEKAETIIQKEPTVNVLVSSVNLPVGSRLNDSSVRWTPWPKGNVVDSFITDAKRPDAITELAGAVVRLPLFEGEPIRPEKVVDSSTRIMSSLLPAGKRAVATEISVATGAGGFVLPNDRVDVIMVRKGDNNTFLTENVLNNVRVLAIDQQIKEGEDGTSAVVGATATLELTPEQAKIITVAQQMADRLTLALRSVSDAQENDTLSAGYLLNGGSGRPEIQVIKSGSIIKGGQGASQ